The Halorhabdus sp. BNX81 genome includes a region encoding these proteins:
- a CDS encoding helix-turn-helix domain-containing protein, whose amino-acid sequence MSTEHRLADATDPEATVGNLLTYAELLNTPKLARLYVYVLRNGPVAIETVKDDLELPHSTTYKYVGELEEMGVLTRHEEATPTTIEVEPIRLTMETDHGDVVVTPVLVDAIARQHDTEDIRVFVERQGIPKLAAALHYTLRVMDGDLTQRTAANKLDVHPVEGMTVITALQDVVEAAEAYDPYLDTGE is encoded by the coding sequence ATGTCAACCGAGCACCGCCTCGCCGACGCTACCGATCCGGAAGCGACGGTCGGTAATCTTCTCACTTACGCGGAGTTGCTCAACACGCCGAAACTGGCGCGACTCTACGTCTACGTGCTCCGGAACGGCCCCGTCGCGATAGAGACCGTCAAAGACGATCTCGAGTTGCCACACTCGACGACCTACAAGTATGTGGGCGAACTCGAGGAGATGGGCGTCCTCACTCGCCACGAGGAGGCGACGCCGACGACGATCGAGGTCGAACCGATCCGACTGACGATGGAGACTGATCACGGCGATGTCGTGGTAACGCCCGTCCTCGTCGACGCGATCGCTCGACAGCATGACACCGAGGACATCCGCGTGTTCGTCGAGCGCCAGGGGATCCCGAAACTCGCCGCCGCGTTGCACTACACGCTGCGCGTGATGGACGGCGACCTCACCCAGCGCACCGCCGCCAACAAACTCGATGTCCATCCGGTCGAGGGGATGACCGTGATCACTGCGCTTCAGGACGTCGTCGAGGCGGCCGAAGCCTACGATCCGTATCTGGACACTGGCGAGTGA
- a CDS encoding rhomboid family intramembrane serine protease, with translation MTTCDVCGTEMNMPYHCNHCGGTFCSEHRLPENHDCPGLDDWGDPEGVFDSGFDDSVSAGSDPSSSKSLLDRIGIDTGPGGPLAYFRGNMTYVFLGLMWITFLFQFLVATVAIGTPNLQVATLSSELYRSIFVLAPQHPEYVWTWFTSVLSHGGFAHIAFNSIVIFFFGRLVEDYIGSRDFTLLFLSSGALAGLGQVLIQLYQGIPSAAAVGYFPGGVVGASGAAIAIMGVLTILNPSLRVYVYFIFPVPIWLVTIGLVAMNVLGMFGAGGQGVANAAHLIGLAIGLAYGQHVRDRIRVPNQLQLGGGRGPGGPGGPGGPGGPGGRGPF, from the coding sequence ATGACGACCTGTGACGTGTGCGGCACGGAGATGAATATGCCGTATCACTGCAATCACTGCGGGGGAACGTTCTGCTCGGAACATCGCCTCCCGGAGAACCACGACTGTCCGGGACTGGACGACTGGGGTGACCCCGAAGGGGTCTTCGACAGCGGGTTCGACGACAGCGTCTCGGCGGGCAGCGATCCGAGTTCTTCGAAGAGTCTCCTCGATCGGATCGGGATCGACACGGGGCCCGGCGGCCCGCTGGCGTATTTCCGTGGGAATATGACGTACGTGTTCCTCGGGCTGATGTGGATTACCTTTCTCTTTCAGTTTCTCGTTGCCACCGTGGCGATTGGGACGCCCAACCTTCAGGTTGCAACGCTTTCTTCGGAGTTGTATCGATCGATTTTCGTCCTGGCTCCACAGCATCCCGAATACGTCTGGACGTGGTTCACGTCGGTACTTTCACACGGGGGATTCGCACACATTGCATTCAACAGTATCGTGATCTTCTTCTTTGGACGGCTAGTCGAGGACTACATCGGCTCGCGGGACTTCACGCTCCTGTTCCTCTCTAGCGGCGCGCTTGCCGGGCTTGGACAGGTCCTCATTCAACTCTATCAGGGGATACCGTCCGCAGCGGCGGTCGGGTACTTCCCTGGTGGAGTCGTCGGCGCGTCGGGTGCAGCCATCGCGATCATGGGCGTCTTGACCATCCTCAACCCCAGTCTCCGAGTGTACGTGTACTTCATTTTCCCCGTCCCGATCTGGCTGGTGACGATCGGCTTGGTCGCGATGAACGTCCTCGGGATGTTCGGTGCGGGCGGCCAGGGCGTTGCCAACGCCGCTCACCTGATCGGCCTCGCGATCGGGCTCGCCTACGGCCAGCACGTCCGCGATCGGATCCGGGTCCCGAACCAACTCCAACTCGGCGGCGGTCGCGGCCCCGGCGGCCCCGGCGGTCCGGGCGGCCCCGGCGGCCCGGGTGGCCGCGGGCCGTTCTGA
- a CDS encoding SDR family oxidoreductase codes for MEDHIALITGCSSGIGRASAERFLEEDWTVYATARDTDDIADLADAGAKTAALDVTNARAVERVVDRIIDEEGRIDCLVNNAGTGQFGPIEDVPTDALEDQFDVNLYGPHRLIRAVLPHMREQAEGTIVNVSSLQGRLAVPGMGAYAASKFALEAMSDSLRAEVDSHGVDVVVVEPGVVETSFADRTDASRERLEQSGAYDGIYEAQDDRRAIEYDGVFGIPPADVATVIYDAAAMTDPDPRYAVGNGAKLILALRYLPDHWRDAAFGLFQRVAGLGR; via the coding sequence ATGGAAGACCACATCGCCCTCATCACCGGCTGTTCCTCGGGAATCGGCCGGGCGAGCGCCGAGCGATTCCTCGAAGAGGACTGGACGGTCTACGCGACCGCCCGTGACACCGACGATATTGCCGACCTCGCCGACGCCGGCGCGAAGACGGCCGCCCTGGACGTCACGAACGCCCGCGCTGTCGAGCGGGTCGTCGACCGGATCATCGACGAAGAAGGCCGGATCGACTGCCTGGTCAACAACGCGGGCACCGGTCAGTTCGGCCCGATCGAGGACGTCCCGACCGATGCCCTCGAGGACCAGTTCGACGTCAATCTCTACGGTCCGCACCGCCTGATCCGAGCGGTTCTGCCGCACATGCGCGAACAAGCGGAGGGGACGATCGTCAACGTCTCAAGCCTCCAGGGTCGGCTCGCCGTCCCTGGCATGGGAGCCTATGCGGCCTCGAAGTTCGCCCTGGAGGCGATGAGCGATTCGCTCCGGGCCGAGGTCGATTCCCACGGCGTCGACGTGGTCGTCGTCGAACCGGGCGTCGTCGAGACGTCGTTTGCCGACCGGACCGACGCGAGCCGCGAGCGTCTCGAACAGTCGGGCGCGTACGACGGGATCTACGAGGCCCAGGACGATCGCCGGGCGATCGAGTACGACGGCGTCTTCGGAATCCCACCGGCGGACGTCGCAACGGTGATCTACGACGCTGCGGCGATGACCGATCCCGATCCGCGCTACGCGGTGGGGAACGGCGCGAAACTGATCCTCGCGCTCCGGTACCTGCCCGATCACTGGCGCGACGCCGCCTTCGGCCTGTTCCAGCGCGTCGCGGGCCTCGGGCGATGA
- a CDS encoding DUF4147 domain-containing protein — translation MIDDRDRLAATPAHDVALSCIEAGIEAATPKAVLREALSVEGGVLTVAGSEYDLGAYDSVVVLGGGKAADVVTRELERHLEDYLDRGLVVSTKPVATDTVETVAGSHPIPDTDSLEGARRVFQRAKGLGEGTLVLAPITGGGSALLALPAGEITLVDLQATTEELVESGASIREINAVRKHCSAIKGGGLARAAAPATVVGLLFSDVVGDDPGVIASGPTAPDATTYDDALEILDRYDVAVPAVVREHLEAGAAGERAETPAGDSDVLGHVDNHVLADAWTALAAARDAAAKAGYEPLVLSSRIRGEATEAALSGLAIAEECAATGTPVEPPAVLLSGGETTVTVMGNGDGGPNLEFALRVAVEQPETVVCASVDTDGADGGTEVAGAIVDGEMLSNPQRGRAALLENDALPALEESGAVIETGPTGTNVNDLRVFVIEA, via the coding sequence ATGATCGACGACCGCGATCGGCTGGCGGCGACGCCGGCCCACGACGTCGCCCTGTCTTGCATCGAGGCCGGGATCGAGGCTGCGACCCCGAAGGCGGTCCTCCGGGAGGCACTCTCGGTCGAGGGAGGCGTCCTGACCGTCGCTGGCAGCGAGTACGACCTCGGGGCCTACGACTCGGTGGTCGTCCTCGGCGGCGGGAAGGCCGCCGACGTAGTCACCCGCGAACTCGAACGTCACCTCGAAGACTACCTCGACCGTGGACTCGTCGTCTCGACGAAACCAGTTGCGACTGACACCGTCGAGACAGTCGCGGGAAGCCATCCGATCCCCGACACGGATAGTCTGGAGGGTGCCCGGCGGGTCTTCCAGCGGGCCAAGGGACTCGGCGAGGGAACGCTCGTTCTCGCGCCGATCACCGGCGGCGGGAGCGCGCTGCTGGCGTTGCCCGCCGGCGAGATCACGCTCGTCGACCTCCAGGCCACCACCGAGGAACTCGTCGAGAGCGGCGCGTCGATCCGCGAGATCAACGCCGTGCGCAAGCACTGCTCGGCGATCAAGGGCGGCGGGCTGGCCAGGGCAGCAGCCCCGGCGACAGTTGTCGGCCTCCTGTTCTCGGACGTCGTCGGCGACGACCCCGGCGTGATCGCCAGCGGGCCGACCGCACCCGACGCGACGACTTACGACGACGCCCTCGAAATCCTGGATCGCTACGACGTGGCTGTCCCCGCGGTGGTCCGCGAGCACCTCGAAGCCGGCGCGGCCGGCGAGCGCGCAGAGACTCCTGCCGGCGATTCAGACGTTCTCGGCCACGTCGACAACCACGTCCTCGCCGACGCCTGGACCGCACTCGCGGCGGCGCGGGACGCCGCGGCGAAAGCCGGCTACGAACCGCTGGTCCTCTCCTCGCGGATCCGTGGCGAGGCGACCGAGGCCGCGCTCTCGGGGCTCGCCATCGCCGAGGAGTGTGCGGCCACCGGGACTCCCGTCGAACCGCCAGCCGTCCTGCTGTCGGGCGGCGAGACCACGGTCACCGTCATGGGCAACGGCGACGGCGGTCCCAACCTGGAGTTCGCGCTCCGGGTCGCCGTCGAACAGCCCGAAACGGTGGTCTGCGCCAGCGTCGACACCGACGGCGCGGACGGCGGGACCGAGGTCGCGGGTGCGATCGTCGACGGCGAGATGCTCTCGAACCCCCAGCGCGGGCGGGCCGCACTGCTGGAAAACGACGCGCTACCGGCGCTCGAAGAGTCAGGTGCCGTGATCGAGACCGGGCCGACGGGGACGAATGTCAACGATCTGCGGGTGTTCGTGATCGAAGCGTAG
- a CDS encoding TRC40/GET3/ArsA family transport-energizing ATPase codes for MNDIDVEPVEEIDESVVPSGIEGPEYVLYGGKGGVGKTTMAAATALASARDGTSTLVVSTDPAHSLSDTLETDIPAEPAQIREDMPLYAAEIDPEAALGDDPLGLEGGGLGGLGDLLGEDVTDPFTNAMPGTDEAAAIRLLIRYLDDERFDRVVVDTAPTGHTLRLLELPEVMDTMVGKLLSFRERLSGMMGTITGMFGDADEEDIEEGLDDLRVLRERIERLRSILQDPAKTDFRVVMVPEELSVMESERLLERLAAFDIPVGTIVVNRVMEDLADVADVDADWYVSPNLETCEFCQRRWDVQQQALQRSQDVFRGHDVRRVPLFADEVRGEQLLRVVSACLEE; via the coding sequence ATGAACGATATCGACGTGGAGCCTGTCGAGGAGATCGACGAGTCGGTCGTCCCGAGCGGGATCGAGGGGCCGGAGTACGTCCTCTACGGTGGAAAAGGCGGCGTCGGCAAGACGACGATGGCGGCGGCAACGGCACTCGCGAGCGCCCGTGACGGCACCTCGACGCTGGTCGTCTCGACGGACCCCGCCCACTCGCTGTCGGATACACTGGAGACCGACATCCCAGCCGAGCCGGCCCAGATCCGCGAGGACATGCCGCTGTACGCCGCCGAGATCGACCCCGAGGCTGCGCTGGGTGACGACCCGCTGGGCCTGGAGGGCGGCGGCCTCGGCGGTCTCGGGGATCTGCTTGGCGAGGACGTCACGGACCCCTTCACCAACGCGATGCCCGGCACGGACGAAGCGGCTGCAATTCGACTGCTCATCCGGTATCTCGACGACGAGCGCTTCGATCGGGTCGTGGTCGACACGGCCCCCACCGGTCACACCCTCCGGCTGCTCGAACTCCCCGAAGTCATGGACACGATGGTCGGGAAGCTCCTCTCGTTCCGCGAGCGCCTGAGCGGAATGATGGGCACGATCACCGGGATGTTCGGCGACGCCGACGAGGAGGACATCGAGGAGGGTCTCGACGATCTGCGCGTCCTCCGGGAGCGGATCGAACGACTCCGATCGATCCTCCAGGACCCTGCGAAAACGGACTTCCGCGTGGTCATGGTCCCCGAGGAGTTGAGCGTCATGGAGTCCGAGCGTCTCCTTGAGCGACTCGCTGCCTTCGACATTCCCGTCGGCACTATCGTGGTCAACCGAGTCATGGAGGATCTGGCTGACGTCGCTGACGTCGACGCCGACTGGTACGTCTCGCCGAACCTGGAGACGTGTGAGTTCTGCCAGCGTCGCTGGGACGTCCAGCAGCAGGCACTACAGCGCTCCCAGGACGTCTTCCGTGGCCACGACGTCCGGCGGGTGCCGCTGTTCGCCGACGAGGTCCGCGGCGAGCAATTGCTGCGGGTCGTCTCTGCCTGTCTCGAAGAGTAG
- a CDS encoding RICIN domain-containing protein, which yields MPQNSNADGGRNGNAERGATDTRGGRATTRRRALALAGTGLVSGLVGTALGADHDAVVYDTNGQFIAENGGQEVYAGDDYIDAIQAALDSLTPGRRTKEKVRVDATGSTGTASGLRAVDLPSYTILDIPGSIDVNDTGEPWIIPARAQNAEEVEIQRFNVTGNPRYGIRISHCDGVVIDDVTMDLSGGLGIRIDGRNGPDTTNVTLNSADINGSGTHAVETYGVDGLDIGTVRATDIDSGCGLLLNDTSNATVDFVDATRCDQGGGYAGFRCANDAGPNITVNSVDATDCGRGIFTVSGSSGIEIHDVTLEGNGGNLIQDTRETVIDGGTITNTGSAGIRLDSRSSDQHPYTRNVTVRNLTIRDNAGYGVYETGPDTEGNAIVNNAFCDNGSGAIETYAGNTTVRGNTDCGGGGTGGDSGGGTGGDSGSGGDNGSDSAGPISDGTYQITNLNSGKLLEVANAETADGANIRQYGDTGHPCQHWNVTANGDRTYRLTNVNSGKLLEVANADTSDGANVRQYGDTGHPCQDWNVIDNGDSTYRLENANSGSVADVDGASSEDGANVLQWPWHGGDNQRWTFEGV from the coding sequence ATGCCACAGAATAGCAACGCGGACGGGGGGCGAAACGGGAACGCAGAACGGGGAGCAACCGATACGAGGGGCGGGCGAGCGACGACGCGACGCCGTGCCCTCGCGCTGGCGGGGACTGGGCTGGTTTCCGGCCTGGTCGGAACCGCGCTCGGGGCCGACCACGACGCAGTCGTCTACGACACCAACGGTCAGTTCATCGCGGAAAACGGTGGACAGGAAGTGTATGCCGGGGACGATTACATCGACGCGATCCAGGCCGCCCTCGACAGTCTTACACCCGGTCGGAGGACGAAGGAAAAGGTCAGAGTCGACGCGACGGGGAGCACCGGCACCGCCTCGGGTCTCCGGGCAGTGGATCTGCCGAGTTACACCATTCTGGACATCCCCGGCTCGATCGACGTCAACGACACCGGGGAGCCGTGGATCATCCCGGCTCGGGCACAGAACGCCGAGGAAGTCGAGATCCAGCGGTTCAACGTCACGGGAAATCCACGCTATGGAATCCGGATCTCTCACTGCGACGGCGTGGTCATCGACGACGTCACGATGGACCTCTCGGGCGGGCTGGGCATCCGGATCGACGGCCGGAACGGGCCCGACACGACGAACGTCACGCTCAACAGCGCCGACATCAACGGGTCGGGGACCCACGCCGTCGAGACCTACGGCGTCGACGGGCTCGACATCGGGACAGTCAGGGCAACGGACATCGATTCCGGTTGTGGACTGCTGTTGAACGACACCTCGAACGCGACGGTCGATTTCGTGGACGCGACGCGGTGTGACCAGGGCGGCGGCTACGCCGGCTTCCGGTGTGCGAACGACGCCGGGCCGAACATCACCGTCAACAGCGTCGACGCGACTGACTGTGGACGCGGCATCTTCACAGTGTCGGGCAGCAGCGGTATCGAGATCCACGACGTCACCCTTGAGGGCAACGGCGGGAACCTGATTCAGGACACCCGGGAGACGGTCATCGACGGCGGCACGATCACCAACACGGGAAGTGCTGGGATCCGGCTGGATTCCCGCAGCAGTGACCAACATCCATACACCCGAAACGTCACCGTCCGGAACCTGACTATCCGGGACAACGCGGGCTATGGCGTCTACGAAACCGGGCCCGACACCGAAGGGAACGCGATCGTCAACAACGCCTTCTGTGACAACGGGTCGGGAGCCATCGAAACCTACGCGGGTAACACGACGGTCCGCGGGAACACGGACTGCGGTGGCGGTGGTACTGGCGGAGACAGTGGCGGTGGTACTGGTGGGGACAGTGGCAGTGGGGGGGACAATGGCAGCGACAGTGCCGGCCCCATCAGTGACGGCACCTACCAGATCACGAACCTAAACAGTGGCAAACTCCTAGAGGTCGCCAACGCCGAGACGGCTGACGGGGCCAACATCCGGCAGTACGGGGACACCGGCCATCCCTGTCAACACTGGAACGTGACGGCCAACGGGGACAGGACCTACCGGCTCACGAACGTAAACAGCGGCAAGCTTCTGGAAGTCGCCAACGCCGACACCAGCGACGGCGCGAACGTTCGACAGTACGGGGACACCGGCCATCCCTGCCAAGACTGGAACGTTATCGACAACGGCGACAGTACGTACCGTCTGGAGAACGCCAATAGTGGCTCGGTCGCGGATGTCGACGGTGCATCAAGCGAGGACGGGGCGAACGTCCTGCAGTGGCCCTGGCACGGCGGCGACAATCAGCGCTGGACCTTCGAGGGAGTCTGA
- a CDS encoding endonuclease V: protein MDSVWPEFVPDPSLSRDEMEALQREIADVALFEDDFAFDPSAIEFDSPVDLGDDDQHRLTGDSPIVAGVDQAFLDDGDRALSAVVALQDGRVVDRAYAVVDTEIPYIPGLLSFREGGAILAALSTLAVEPDLLVVDGSGRIHFREAGLATHIGVMVDVPAIGVAKNLLCGTPAESIPDRLPEGARIPIEADETVETAELGTVIGHAVQTRQYQSGSTSINPLYVSPGHRVSAATTADLVSQCAAGYKLPEPTRLADREADRLKRQGGEA, encoded by the coding sequence ATGGACTCCGTTTGGCCCGAGTTCGTCCCCGATCCCTCGCTCTCCCGCGACGAGATGGAAGCCTTACAGCGCGAAATCGCCGACGTTGCCCTCTTCGAGGACGACTTCGCTTTCGATCCCTCGGCGATCGAATTCGATTCACCAGTCGATCTCGGGGACGATGATCAGCACCGACTCACCGGCGACAGCCCGATCGTCGCGGGCGTCGATCAGGCGTTTCTCGACGATGGCGATCGAGCCCTCAGCGCTGTCGTCGCCCTACAGGACGGGCGTGTCGTCGATCGGGCGTACGCGGTCGTCGACACCGAGATCCCCTACATTCCTGGATTGCTGAGTTTCCGCGAGGGCGGGGCGATCCTCGCGGCACTGTCGACTCTCGCCGTCGAACCTGACTTGCTCGTCGTCGACGGCAGCGGCCGCATTCACTTTCGGGAGGCGGGGCTGGCGACGCACATCGGCGTCATGGTGGACGTTCCTGCCATCGGCGTCGCCAAGAACCTCCTGTGTGGCACCCCTGCCGAGTCGATCCCCGACCGACTGCCGGAAGGCGCACGCATCCCGATCGAGGCCGACGAGACGGTCGAGACTGCTGAGCTCGGAACCGTCATCGGGCATGCCGTCCAGACGCGCCAGTACCAGTCGGGCTCGACGTCGATCAATCCGCTGTACGTCAGCCCCGGCCACCGCGTGAGCGCGGCGACGACCGCCGACCTCGTGAGTCAGTGTGCGGCCGGGTACAAACTGCCCGAGCCGACGCGGTTGGCCGACCGCGAGGCAGATCGGCTGAAACGCCAAGGCGGCGAGGCGTGA
- a CDS encoding SDR family NAD(P)-dependent oxidoreductase: MEPNLLETLDGQVALVTGANRGIGREIASGLVELDATVYGGVRDPTAALPDGVEAVEIDVTAESMVESAVEEVVTAGGQLDVLVNNAGVGGAGAGIEDIDSEDFDRILDVNLRGPSLLSKYALPHLLETDAPRIVNVSSGVGILADPIESEMPAYRISKAGINALTVSLDQTYGEDGLIANSVDPGWVATDLGGEEAPREPEKGAETPIWLSRFGPGSPSGLFWKDRQVIDF, from the coding sequence ATGGAGCCAAATCTGCTGGAAACACTTGATGGACAGGTTGCCCTCGTGACGGGAGCGAATCGGGGCATCGGTCGCGAGATCGCCAGCGGTCTCGTCGAACTCGACGCGACGGTCTACGGCGGCGTCCGTGATCCGACGGCGGCCCTTCCGGACGGTGTCGAGGCTGTCGAGATCGACGTAACAGCGGAATCCATGGTCGAAAGCGCGGTCGAGGAGGTAGTCACCGCCGGCGGCCAGTTGGACGTCCTCGTCAACAACGCGGGCGTCGGCGGGGCCGGAGCGGGTATCGAAGACATCGACAGCGAGGACTTCGATCGAATCCTGGACGTGAACCTCCGCGGGCCGTCGCTGTTGAGCAAGTACGCGCTCCCGCACTTGCTGGAGACGGACGCCCCACGGATCGTGAACGTCTCCTCCGGCGTAGGCATCCTCGCCGACCCGATCGAGTCCGAAATGCCGGCCTATCGGATCTCGAAGGCCGGCATCAACGCGTTGACGGTCTCGCTAGATCAGACGTACGGCGAAGACGGACTCATCGCCAATTCCGTCGATCCCGGCTGGGTGGCGACCGACCTCGGCGGTGAGGAAGCCCCGCGCGAGCCCGAGAAAGGGGCCGAGACGCCGATCTGGCTGTCGCGCTTCGGTCCGGGATCGCCGAGCGGCCTCTTCTGGAAAGACAGGCAGGTCATCGACTTCTGA